DNA sequence from the Callospermophilus lateralis isolate mCalLat2 chromosome 2, mCalLat2.hap1, whole genome shotgun sequence genome:
AACACATGCAGACTTTTTTcctttgtcattattccctaagcaATAACTGACATagtatttatattgtattttctatTATAATGTAGAAATGACTTATACAGGAGGATGGGTGTAGATTATATGCAATTAATGTgctatttatataaaaaaaacatGAGCATCCATGAATCTTGGTGTCTGTGGGGCAGGGTCCTGGAACTGATCTTCTGCAGATACCCAAATAACTGTAGTCAGCATGGCTAGGTCTTATTTCATGCCTATTGGACAGGGTGTGCTCACCACCACCTGAAAtacgttgtttgttttttggaaaCAATCTACAGCCTAAGCATGAGGCAACTATAgtcatgtattaaaaaaaaaagtaaaagaaaatgtcataaatattgacaatttaaagaaaaataaactgaaaagTAGGAAAATGGGGATGAAGTGGTATGGAAATGCTGCTGCCATGGAAATTCCTCTGGTATGGAAATTCCTCTGCCCAGTGAGGAATCAAGATAAGGTAagctagctgggcatggtggcacacacctgtaatcccaggggtcgggaggctgaggcacgaaagaggatcatgggttcaaagccagcctcagcaacacagtgaagccctaaacaattcagtgacaccctgtctgtaaataagatattaaaaaaaaaaagggctgggaatgtgcctcagtggttaaatgcccctaagttcaatccctggaaccaaaaaaaaaaaggcaagctgGTGGCTTTTGTATCATATTTAGGTCAAGCAGGTAACCCTGAGGAAACCTAAAATCAGAAACTCTTAACTGGGGTGGGACAACTCACTTTTCATTAATTCTATTCTGTACCAATTTGATATTTTAAACATGtacgttacatatatatatatatatatatatatatatatatatatatatatataaatttttttttttttttttgtatcagagattgaacccagaggcactttaccactgagccacatcctcaggccttttttgtatttttttcagagacagggtctcactgacttgctcttgcttagggtcttgctgaattgctgaggctggctttgaactggatatcctcttgcctcaggctcccaagccactgggattacaggtatgcacccggcttccagccctttttaaattttttgagacagggtcctgctaaattgcttagggccttgctaagttgctgaggccatcTTTGAATTTgtgctcctcctgtctcagcctcccaggctgctgggattgcaggtgtataatgtttttaaagtttaaaaaaggggctgggtGCCGTTGCAACTTGggaagttgagacaggaggatcataagtttaaggTCTGCCTCAGCAagatagtgaggccctaagcaacttagtgagaatctgtcaaaataaaaaataaaaagggctgggatgtagtttagtggtaaagaacctctgggttcaatccccaaatccccagtaccattttaacaaagttttaaaaatgttaaatttctaaaaaaaagactggaattcACCCTGCATATAAGTCATGGTTTAATTTTCCGAGTCAACTTTTGATCTGGCAACTTTTACTTGGTGGTATatcttgagttcaatctccagtactgaaaaaaaaaaaaaactgatactaGTATAGATTGagtatcccttatctgaaatggTGAGGACCAAAAGATTTTGGATTCAAGTTTTTAGATTTTGTACTATTTATCAGTTGCACATCCCTAGTCTGAAAATCCAAAGTACTCCAAAATCAGGAACTTTTTGCATTCtcggggatccaacccagggcatcagcatcatgcatgctaggcaagcattctaccgtggagctacacccccagccctttttatttctactttgagactgggtctaagttgcccaggcttgcctagaacttgaaatcctcttgcctctgtctcctgagtaactgggattataggtgtgtgctatgATTTGTCATGTTGGCGTCCCCAAAGTTTTGGATTTCAGATCTCagtagctctaccactgagctatagtctcAGCCTGATATTGCTATTCTTGTTGTTCATAAATGCAAACATCATGGGCTAGTTCTCAACTGAATTACTGTTACTGCCCTGAGATACAAAGAACAATCAATCTAGTTGTAGCCCAACTAACCACTGTAGGTATTGGGAATGCAAATGTAGACAGTAAGTGTTGGTGCAGAAGGTGTTCTTGCCCACATGTGTGACTCCTTCTGAAAGGCTCCAGGGGTTTTTGGATCTTGCCACAGCAAACAGAAATCCATGTTCTTATGCATCGCTTCACACACATCACTGAAAATAGAGCCACTGTTTTGGCATCTTATGGAAACTGACCCTGGAGTCTTGCCCTTCCACCCTTCTGCCTGCACCCAATGACCTTCTATTCCCCtcgtaaaggcttctgtcctctgGCTTATTACAGGACTTACTGGGAGATGCCCAGGCTTACACATGCTTGAGCCATGGCACCTGGAAGGTAGACAGAGAAGTGGTGCAATGAAAAGAATGGTTTAGTGACAACAGAGAGCATGAGTACCAGGAGAGTTTTCAAGATGTGAACCAAAATCTTAACAGAGGTTATCTTTGGAAAGGGGCAActgtgaatattttatttatctaaataaataagttaatattTGTAAAATGCTTAGAACAGTACCTAGCATATGGTTAACtactataaaataatttatattaagtAAATATGTTTCCTGCAATAAACATGCATTACTTAGACAATGAATAATACAAGTCACTTGTAACAAGATTTTTGGGTCCATTAAAGTCAAAGAGAACTTTTTTTCAAATTCAACAGGATTTGATGGCTAATGATCAAAGACACTGTGCCCAAGAAAGAAGCCAGAAATCACCTCTTAAGTGACAAGGGTCTGGGTGGCTGACCCAAACAAGTGAATACACAGGATGTTCTGGGCAGGGCCGAGGGCCTGGTTTATGTAAGTAATAGCAGCCCTCATCAAACCGGGCTCATGCAGAGGTCATGACCTGATTTGTGTCAAATTTTTATTTGGCAGACAGTCCTTCCTGATAATGCAGCTCAGTGAGAAGAGCAAGCAGATGCTTGGACCCAACCTCCAAAAACATCTTCCACGGAAAACAGGAGCTGAGAGGCCCTTCCTCTTCTCTTGCTGCTTTAGTACCATGGAGACTTGTGTGTATGAAGGGCTGACCACAGGCCTGAAGACCTCCTCAGATGTTCCTGAGCCCACAGAGCAGCAGCAGAAACTGGACCCAGAGGCTGGTGAACCTCCCAGCCTGGGGAGCTGGGCCATGAGAACTGGACGGGAAGGAGGGCCCTGGAAACCCAGGCTCCAGGGGCTCTGGTCCTGGGTGCCAGCTTCCCTGGGCCTGGGACAGTCAGGGGTTCCAGGCTCAGGCTGAGGTCCAGCTTAGAGTCACAGGCTGCTCCACTCCCTCTAAAGCCCAAAGCCAGCCCAGCTAGGAGGGGCCACCACTCACAGAAAGGGGCTGTCATCGCCCCTCAAAATGAGCTGTGATTTGTTCCAAAGTCTTTCCTTTGGTTTCAGGGACCCAGAACAAAGTGAAAAGGACACTGAAGATGCAGAAGGCAGAGGCAAGCCAGAAGGCTCCATATGGCCTGAGGACCTCCTGTAGAAAAAGGAAGGGCCACAGGTGCACATGGCCGTAAATTAGGATCTCACTCCCTTCCTGCAGTCTGGACACTATCCTGCCCCAAGGCCTGCCTGCTGATGCCCTGCCTATGTGTCTCCTGGCCCCAGTGAGCTCTCTTTTCATGGTGCAGTGGGAATGAGAGAGCATGGCCCCAGGAACACTGGGGACATAGAGGGCCCACTGGCATGGAGGGAGGTATGGGCCCAAGAAAGAAGCCAGACATCACCTCTTAAGTGACAAGGGTCTCTTTGGTCAGAGTCTGTGACCTTTCAGTGCCAGACCAGAGTCTCTTCCTTTCTcagctccttatcctctgccactTGGAAACCCCTCCTCCTCAAGACCCTTCTCTTGGTCTCTTAGACAGCAGACACATTTGAGTCATTATTATATCCTTTGTCACTTCCTTCCtggcttctctctctccctccttttctGTCCATCCTCTTGAACATCCAGTGAGCAAGTCCCACCCCAGGCCTCTGCCCTGGCCTTCCTAATGTGCTTCCTAGGGCAGCCCTGCCTGAATGAGCCCAGGCTCGGTGAAGACTCCAGGCTACCTTGAGTGTCCACGTCTGTCACCGACTTGCCTCCCTACGCCCCAGTAGTCTGGCTTTCCATCACCACCCATCACCTTCCTGGCCATGCCATCAAAAGGGACCTGTCCTTTTCAGCCATTGTTGTTTCTGGTGCCTTCAAAAGGCTGGGACATGGTACATGTCAGGGGACCTGGAGAGAATGAATGACTGAACAAATGACTCTGCTCCAGAGCCTCTCTGTTGGCTGGGGAACTGCAGGGCACATCTGTCAGTCTACAAGGAAGAGGAAAAATGTTGAATTGAATCAATTCTCCCATCAACTTTAAGAGGAAGGTATTTTCAGCCAAGGAAGATGGTTCAGAGGTAACAGCATGGACTTGGCCAGGGTGGTGCTGGAGCCCAGGCCTGGGACTCTTTCTACACAGATCATGAGTTCTTGGCCTCTGTTCCCAATGTTCATGAACTGTCCTCCTGCCAAGGCAGACTGGAGACTTCTGGATCATACCCTGGGTTCCTTGACTGCCAGTCCATCTGTCTCCACTGCACCCCTGGCTAAGACTGCTGGTGTCCCAGGTACAGGGAGGCCTTAGCCTGCACATGAGGCCACTGACCCCGAGTCTTTTGCAACAAATTTCATGAAGGGGAGGCCTAGGCCTGCACTCACCATGAGGTTGTTGAACTCTTTTGTCACCAGAAAGGCCATAAGCCAGTTGGTGAGGACACAAACTCCAGTGGCCACGCCCTTAACATGCAGAGGAAAGATCTCAGACATGAGGAGCCAGGGGATGGGCCCCCAGCCTATTGCAAAGCCTGTGGGAGCAAGATAGCATCAGAGCCCACAGAGTCAAGGAGCCCCAGCCTCCCAACCTGTGGGAATGAAGGGTCCTGGAATCCTGGGTCCTCTAGCTCTGTGCCTTCCTGCTGTGAGGTCTTGGGCCAGTTACTTCCTTTCTTAGGCATGAGGCCTGGTATCTATAAGATGGGacagagaggggctggggttgttgctcagtggtagagcactcgcctagaacatgcaaggcactgggtttgtttgtttgtttaatatttattttttaatttttggcagacacaacatctttgtttgtatgtggtgctgaggatcaaacccgggccacacgcatgccaggcgagcgcgctactgcttgagccacatcctcagccccaaggcactgggtttgatactcagcaccacataaaaataaataaataaaataaaggtattatgtccaactacaactaaaaaaaatattaaaagaaataagatgggggctggggttgtggctccgaggtagagtgctcgcctagcatgtgtgaggccctgggttcgatcctaggcaccacataaaaataaaataaacatattgtatccacctgtaactaaaaaataaatatttttttaaaaaaagaaataagatggGACAGAGATGGGGCCTACTCACAGGGTTGTTATGGGGATTaagtgaaagggacacagagagctTAGTTCAATGCCTGGCACATGGTCAGAGCTTCAGACAGAGAGGTAAGGCTAGGTAAGACTGGACTTGCTGGCAGCTGTAGGAACCTGGTAGCACAGGCATGGGGACTGTGGCCCTCACCCAGCCTCCCACGGGGCCCCTCTCACCAGCGATGAATAGACACATGCTGCCCACGGCCAACCAGGCCAACCCCACATTGGTATCAACAGGCTCTGCAGACACAGGCACCAGGAGGTCCACGTGTGAGGAGTTGTTGGAGCCATCCTGGGTCAGCTTGAAGTAGGTGCCAAAGGCACTTGTGCTGAACACCATGACCATACCTGCAGGCAGAAGGCAGGAACAGGCAAGGTACTCGGGAAAATGGCGAGAAGGAAGACCTATTTCCTCAGAGCATCCAGCTGGGCAATCGGGCACCTTGGCTCCAGAAGCACTGACTGGATAGCACCCTGCCACCGACCCTGGACCTCAGTAAACTCTGAGAGGTTCCCAAGCCTGTGAAAGCAGCAACAGTAATGATGATGGCATTTTAATACCACCCAAATAGTGATCTTTACAATGGCCAGTGGACACCAAGTGTCCACGGGTAGGCTTGTGCTCAGGTCCTCACACATGTAGATTTTCTTTGATCTGCCCAGGAGCCTTGAGGGAGGCAATGCCATTACCCACATTTcacagaggctcagagagggaaAGTCACTTGCCCAAAAGGACCATAGCTTCTGGGTCATTCTGACCTCTCAGCCCTCAGTTTCTCCAGTGTGAGCTGGGACCATGATGGTGTCTTTTTGTAGATTTGTCAAAGAACCTGTAGCTCAGTGAAGAGCTGCCAAATCACAGCCTGGTCTGTCACAGTCTCTCTTCATCAATGCTCAGTGGCATTCAGACCTGTTGGCCAGGGCAAGGGCTCTCCAGCAATGGTGAAGGGATCCTGGCCAGGGCACCCTGTATACCCAGAGCAAAGTCCTCACCTGACAAGGCCAGGAGTAGTCTCCGCCCAGCTCTGTCCATGATGAGGGCTGCCACGGCTGTGAACAGCACCTGGATGGTGCCCATGATGACTGAGGCCAGACTGCTGTCCTGAAGGGGATGGAGGCTGAGGCTTGGACAGTGTGCCAGCCAGAGATGGGTACCTCCCTCTGCAGTCCTATGCCAGGTgatgaggccctgggcttgagGAGGCAGCCCCATCCATGTGGCATCTGGATAAAGTAGGTCAGGCAGAGGCTTCTTACCTTGAACTTGGCCTCCTCAAAAATGGTCTCTGCATAGAACATGACGGCGTTGATCCCTGACAGCTGCTGGAAGGCCATCAGTGAAATGCCAATGAGGAAGGGCTTGTAGATGCCAGGGTGTCTCAGGAGGGCCAGCTGAAAAACCTGCTTGAGGACAGGAGCCACCAGTGCTCCTCCACCCTGTCCCAAGGGTCCTCCTGGAACCTACCATCCTAAGGCTTGCTGGAGAGGAGTGAGCCTCGGCTTCCTTTCCTGCCTCATCTGGGGCCTCAGGGCAGGTGCAGAGACAAGCCCCAGCATTTGTGAAATGAAATGGTCCTTACCTCCCACAGCTCTTCCTGAATGGTTGGAGGAGTCACAAAGAGATTCTGGTACTTGGGCAAAGAACACTAGTTTCTTGAGTCCCAACCACCTTCAAAGTACCCAGTGCTCACCTTGGGCCTGGCCCTGGCTGAGCACCTCCCATGGCCCACTGCACGGAATCCTCAGCATAATGAGGCACTGTCCCAAGACACCCATTTTACAGTTGAAGAAATCAAGTCTCAGACGGGAAAGTCACAACCCGGAAGTGGCAGAGTCTATCTGACGCTAAAGCCCAGACTCTTAATCTTCTCCCCCACCCTACAACTCCCTGGTTAAATCCAAGTCCTCAATTCTGCATCTGTAATTTCCTCTGGCCTTTTTCTTCTTGGGATGCTAAGAATCCAGCTGGGAttcaggggctgggaatgtagttcctcagtggtacagtgcttgctttCCATGCACAAGGC
Encoded proteins:
- the Slc2a8 gene encoding solute carrier family 2, facilitated glucose transporter member 8 isoform X3; protein product: MTPENSEESHPLLRPPGGGFGFALGYSSPAIPSLRRSVPPAPHLDDSTASWFGAIVTLGAAAGGVLGGWLVDRAGRKLSLLFCTVPFVAGFAVITAAQDVWMLLGGRLLTGLACGVASLVAPIYISEISYPAVRGLLGSCVQLMVVIGILLAYLAGRVLEWRWLAVLGCVPPSFMLLLMCCMPETPRFLLTQHKRQEAMAALQFLWGSEQGWEEPSVESEHQQVFQLALLRHPGIYKPFLIGISLMAFQQLSGINAVMFYAETIFEEAKFKDSSLASVIMGTIQVLFTAVAALIMDRAGRRLLLALSGMVMVFSTSAFGTYFKLTQDGSNNSSHVDLLVPVSAEPVDTNVGLAWLAVGSMCLFIAGFAIGWGPIPWLLMSEIFPLHVKGVATGVCVLTNWLMAFLVTKEFNNLMEVLRPYGAFWLASAFCIFSVLFTLFWVPETKGKTLEQITAHFEGR